In Nematostella vectensis chromosome 12, jaNemVect1.1, whole genome shotgun sequence, the genomic window GATAATAATTTCACCTTGAGAGCCATTTTTGAGGCTCTTGTGTAATATGTAAAGAAGACGCCACGAATACTCGACTCTGGTACTCTGGTACGGCAACTTTATTACATTAAAAGCAACAGACGTAAGTACCTCCTTATCCAAATtagataaaaaatacattttattcCTTTGTAATTTACGCACCTGCTTGAGCGACTTACAAGCTGATAGGTCGTCTGGTCGTATTCGCGTGCTACAAGCCGACATTAAAACAACAATTTGTACAATTGCCTTTAAAACCACGACGTGTAAGCTCATTGCTAACATTTGCCTGCAAACCGAAAAAAGCTACGTCCATTGTTAGACTCAGATCGGGCCGAAAAAAAAGACTTTCCTGAAAAGAAGTTATGACATCAGACTATTGCTCCCTGTTTTTCTCCCGCCTCCTCCGTCAAACACACCAGTTTGGCCATCTTATGGTGGTTTAGACCCTTTCCTACTCCTCCACATGTCTTTTAATGTCCACAAATGTTCTAAAAATTTTCAATGAGCTTTTAGAGTGACTCGAGATTTGACAAATACAGAATAAAACATGAAAGTCTTCTTGTCGTGTTGTAATTAAAAAGGAGGGTCACGTCTTGAATCCgccttaaaaaaattcttaaatCAAAGCTAACAAATGGTATGAGTACCTACTTATCCTATAGAAAGCGCGAAATCTCACAATTCACACACAGCTGTTCTCGTTAAATGGTATAAAAGGACGAGAGGTAACTTGCTCACATTCATGAAAAGGAGCAAGCCAACTGCGAAAAGAAAGACTCTGCGATACTAATATCAAGCCGTAAGTAGACTGAATGCTATTCTTTCAAGGTCCCTTTGGCAAACTTGGGCTCAAAGGACAAAACAAGAGATCATATAACGCTCGAATGCTTTCCGAGGAGTTTGGCTGCAGTAAAAAGTCTATTTCTCTCAGCTCTTCAAGGCTCCTGCTGCACTTTCGTGCATCTTTTTTCACTTCGACATTTCGCAAATCGAAACACATTTTTCTGTGCTCCTTTACATAGCATCGTAATAAAAATGGCATTCTCCCTTTGATGTCACTGATGTTGTCTTATGTTTTTAGCAAGATGATCAAGTTGACTTTTCTTGCCTTGTGTCTGGTGCCTTTTGCCTTGGCCCAATGTAAGTAGAAActctcaccacaggtaacccaagccCTGGGCTTCTATTCAAATAAATTATGAGCATTTGTATAGAGTTTCTTACCGATAAAAATAAGTGGGAGATTAAAGAAGAAATCAGGCTTCACTTTGCACtccttcgtttttttttttgtgatatGTCCTGAGTATTATGGAGCGAGCCATTTTACTCACTCATTCCCCCTTTAATAACAAATACAAAAAGTGAGGAAAAAACGGTGTAGACAACGACGTAGACAACGGTTGACTGAGAAtaagggttcgattcctgagAGGAAGTCCGCGCAACATACCACATTCAATGAAGGCAGCAGGCGCCAAAATTAGCCAATCTTGACACAGGGAGGTAGTGACAAAAAATTACAGGGCTTTTCTAAATCTGGGGGACTTTAGCCTCCACAATCAtgatgaatttttttcattcaGGCGCTAGCCCCGCCTAGCAAAGTCCAGAACGGCTGCGAGAGATACCATAGTTTGAAAACATTGTATTGCATTgttatacatatatatatatctcaTTCAGCAGTCGATTATAATCTGTGCTCACATCTTTCAGGGGATAATAATCCAATTCTGCCAGGTGTTCCCAAGTTTCTAATTAGCGGTGGTTGGCCTATGTGGTGTGGCAATGAAATCAACAACGAGCACCAATGCTTTAAAGATTGTATGAAAGGCAAAGAGATGGAGGTGAAAGACATCGTTGCTGCACTGAGTGGAACAAGCTCCTGTCCGCCAGTAATGCCGGGCTGTGTAAGTACTTTTTCTCGATTTTTCACCCCTGGACGATACAATGGAAGAGGCTGGACAACCACGAATGTGACCGCCTCCAGCAAATACAATTCTAATTAGAATTAGTTTGCGGTGATGCCTTATCTGGCGCGGTTTTTCGTACTTTATTTCGCGGTATCGCGGTTTCTCTAGACTTCGCGGTTTACGGTTATTGACTTATTTATTAAGagccaaaaaaaaagctaCGTCCATTGTTAGTGTTAGACTCAGATCAATTTAGCCTAACAACAACTTCTGTTACCTCCTTCCCTTCCCTCCTCCACCAGCGAAGCAATTCCTATTTATTACCGGTTTTCTAACgacgcctgcggaggaggctaagGAGAATTACAATTTCCATCAAGTCCAGCGCGTACAGAGGGGGATGCGCAGGGCTTGCACCCCCCTTCCCACCTTGGCCGGCAAGATGTTggtcatttatttttaaaggatcgttaaatactatcctttttccatatgatacctttgactgtgcaccccacctaAGTCAaccctgggtatgggcctgaaTTCCTTATGCTACTAGGCTTTTCGAGAAACctcaaaaactaaaaatggCATCTGCTGTTGTATTGTAATATACTTTACTATGGATATTCTTGATCATTTTTCAGTTTCTTCGATGGAAAGAGCCATCATGCCGATGTATGAAGCAGTGTGAATGCCAAACTCCCCATTGTGGCAACAAAGACTGCCATTTCTGCAGTGAATGGTTTGCAAACGAGTGAGTGACCAAGAACAAGTGAACAAGCACAGTGTATGGCTTGTAATTGacgattaaaataaaatagagatgaaaaacaaaaaactcaTGCTGTGTCAAATAATCTGCATCAAACGCATAGTATCAGAACAAACTTCAGCGCAGTTTTGATTCCAAAAATAACTATAGCAGAGCCCAAAATTTAGCTCCGCTAAAAAGGAATGAGACAAGTATACAGGGGAAGGGAAAGGAGGTACCACTGGCCCTCATTCTCTGTTTCCAACATCCCTTGAAAACGAAATACTATCAATCACGTGATCAAACGGCGCCAACCCTCATAGCGAACAAGTGAATAAGAGTCGATGGGAGAGCGTGGGGGCGCTTGGGTCAAACGGTCCGTTTTAGATTTTCCGAGGTTTCCTACGCTCGCCCCaagctcttttagaccatttagataAACGACAG contains:
- the LOC116616628 gene encoding uncharacterized protein LOC116616628, with product MIKLTFLALCLVPFALAQWDNNPILPGVPKFLISGGWPMWCGNEINNEHQCFKDCMKGKEMEVKDIVAALSGTSSCPPVMPGCFLRWKEPSCRCMKQCECQTPHCGNKDCHFCSEWFANE